A DNA window from Drosophila pseudoobscura strain MV-25-SWS-2005 chromosome 2, UCI_Dpse_MV25, whole genome shotgun sequence contains the following coding sequences:
- the Prx3 gene encoding peroxiredoxin-2, whose amino-acid sequence MSFIGRALIRNVPLLGKSILGQQKQAARLLHQTAPLCTVRVQQPAPDFKGLAVLGNSFQEVKLEDYRGKYLVLFFYPLDFTFVCPTEIVAFSERIKEFQDINAEVLGVSVDSHFSHLTWCNVDRKNGGVGQLNYPLLSDLTKTISADYDVLLEKEGISLRGTFIIDPNGILRQYSINDLPVGRSVDEVLRLIKAFQFVEQHGEVCPANWNPKTNPATIKPDVEDSKQYFSKHG is encoded by the exons ATGTCTTTCATCGGACGCGCATTGATTCGTAAC GTGCCATTGCTTGGCAAGAGCATTCTGGGCCAGCAGAAACAGGCCGCCCGCCTCCTGCATCAGA CTGCTCCATTATGCACCGTTCGCGTGCAGCAGCCGGCTCCGGACTTCAAGGGATTGGCCGTGCTGGGAAATAGCTTCCAAGAGGTCAAGCTAGAGGACTACAGAGGCAAATATCTGGTGCTGTTCTTCTATCCGTTGGACTT CACATTTGTTTGCCCCACCGAAATCGTTGCATTTAGTGAACGCATTAAGGAGTTCCAGGACATCAACGCTGAGGTTCTGGGCGTGTCGGTCGACTCGCACTTCAGCCATCTCACCTGGTGCAATGTGGACCGCAAGAACGGAGGCGTGGGCCAGTTGAACTATCCGCTCCTCTCCGATCTGACCAAGACCATCTCGGCCGACTACGATGTGTTGCTGGAGAAGGAGGGCATCTCGCTGCGCGGCACCTTCATAATCGATCCCAATGGCATTCTGCGTCAGTACTCGATCAACGATTTGCCCGTCGGCCGCTCTGTGGATGAGGTTCTGCGTTTGATCAAGGCCTTCCAGTTCGTGGAGCAGCACGGCGAGGTGTGCCCGGCCAATTGGAATCCCAAGACAAATCCGGCCACCATCAAGCCCGATGTGGAGGATTCCAAACAGTACTTCTCCAAGCACGGTTAA
- the LOC6896863 gene encoding chorion class high-cysteine HCB protein 13: MFNLKLFVLIAVAICLTQACCVSEPETPNCGCGKPQCRSCGCGGVRTGGCGAKPCRNPCPSCGGSSCGCPK, from the coding sequence ATGTTCAATCTTAAGTTATTCGTCCTGATTGCTGTGGCCATCTGCCTGACCCAGGCCTGCTGTGTCAGCGAGCCCGAGACGCCCAATTGCGGATGTGGAAAGCCTCAGTGCAGATCCTGCGGCTGCGGTGGCGTCCGGACAGGTGGATGTGGTGCCAAACCCTGCCGGAATCCCTGCCCCAGCTGCGGCGGCTCCAGCTGCGGCTGCCCCAAGTAA
- the Sgs5bis gene encoding salivary glue protein Sgs-5, with translation MLKSIFLVAALLVVVQATILLPKPQPVEPCSTCNLYQRDYTWALEDCTCRVFQNACLLGEENARRKKAGKTPLIIISEKVCRSFIPKKCLIGLPVVAKFPKPAPCGCNGKPGNLVNQQFKNHCALKKYSSENSKPYISYTIGIC, from the exons ATGCTTAAGTCGATATTTCTGGTTGCAGCCCTCCTGGTCGTGGTACAGGCCACCATTCTGTTGCCCAAGCCCCAGCCGGTGGAGCCCTGCAGCACATGCAATCTCTACCAAAGAGACTACACCTGGGCCCTAGAGGACTGCACCTGCCGTGTCTTCCAGAACGCTTGCCTCCTGGGCGAGGAGAATGCTCGCAGAAAGAAGGCCGGAAAAACCC CTCTTATCATTATTTCGGAGAAGGTATGCCGAAGTTTCATTCCGAAGAAGTGCCTTATTGGACTACCAGTGGTGGCCAAGTTCCCGAAACCAGCCCCATGCGGCTGCAATGGCAAGCCTGGCAACCTCGTCAACCAACAGTTCAAGAATCACTGTGCGCTGAAAAAATACTCCTCTGAAAATTCAAAGC CCTACATCAGCTACACAATTGGAATCTGCTAG
- the Hmx gene encoding LOW QUALITY PROTEIN: homeobox protein Hmx (The sequence of the model RefSeq protein was modified relative to this genomic sequence to represent the inferred CDS: substituted 1 base at 1 genomic stop codon): protein MSSSEAEVDISVVSSPEPSPLGAAGMSNGRDSPLERSPARSADGSTPPATPTHLSTPNTAAGTPTSSSAATTGHYHHSPNGGAVPPAVLHHHLQHHLSTLGGHPVALHHALHSFGHLHSGHPATHPALLQHALTPTAHHQHIQQQLGERLSPPPKSPERNGCEELQGHSLNNNNSKTLNHNNTCASAAAAAVAAAAAASIGANSNDSNGSSNGNKATTGSNGFTSFSISSILSRSEPAKKNGASTLITPIPQLPHPGPGGPQDAAMLSRLGFISQWGALAGRYAALCPPGWPWAPQRLPFHSPTHDSSSTNTTENPPSPTPMSPSQSSNNNNNNNSSSTANTNGSSQASSKSPPPGVGVPHHHPLYQPHQQLQHQQQQQQQQHPQQQHPQQHPHQPSTPTSSNSGSSGLAHHSHHMAGSHSGYMLPTSSNESDDDGEEIIEEDDGTDGPSDSSSPHGDGNGSKRKKKTRTVFSRAQVFQLESTFDMKRYLSSSERAGLAASLRLTETQVKIWFQNRRNKWKRQLAAELEAANMANMAHAAQRLVRVPVLYHDGTTAGFVPPPPPHHHPMQYYAAAAARNTSPPRPPLSSLVXGVGCLAAPMSLMKPPTPTSMALAMPPMPPRTPAPPLLLRHCSMDADSDEEKEKEQMALDEDDAAIDVEADEEHEAETMHESTPIGSSTPALPLPLSLPLPLMEVSTKSGNCLERNESLGTGSTQSMEATSTSSSAADSAADADKSMNQKAY, encoded by the exons ATGTCTTCCTCCGAGGCCGAAGTCGATATCAGTGTGGTGTCCAGTCCCGAGCCGAGTCCCTTGGGTGCCGCCGGAATGAGCAACGGCCGCGATAGTCCGCTGGAGCGTTCGCCGGCTCGTTCCGCCGACGGTAGCACGCCACCGGCCACCCCAACGCACCTCTCCACGCCCAACACAGCCGCCGGCACGCCCACATCCTCGTCGGCGGCCACAACGGGCCACTACCACCACAGTCCCAATGGAGGCGCCGTGCCGCCGGCGGTGTTGCACCACCATCTGCAACATCATCTGAGCACGCTGGGCGGCCATCCGGTGGCCCTGCATCACGCGCTGCACAGTTTCGGCCATCTGCACTCCGGACATCCGGCCACACATCCCGCTCTGCTGCAGCACGCCCTGACCCCCACAGCCCACCACCAGCAcatacagcagcagcttggGGAACGGCTCAGTCCGCCGCCCAAGTCGCCGGAGCGGAATGGCTGCGAGGAGCTGCAGGGGCACAGcctgaacaacaacaacagcaagacaTTGAACCACAACAATACTTGCGCctcggctgcggcggcggcggtggcggcggccgcggcggcCTCCATTGGagccaacagcaacgacagcaaTGGGAGCAGTAACGGGAACAAGGCCACCACGGGATCGAACGGCTTCACCAgcttctccatctccagcatCCTGAGCCGCAGCGAGCCGGCCAAGAAAAACGGCGCCTCCACGCTGATAACGCCGATCCCGCAACTGCCACACCCGGGTCCTGGCGGCCCCCAGGACGCAGCCATGCTCTCCAG ACTGGGCTTCATTTCGCAATGGGGAGCCCTCGCCGGGCGCTACGCAGCCCTCTGTCCGCCCGGCTGGCCCTGGGCCCCACAGCGCCTGCCGTTCCACAGTCCCACTCATG ACAGCTCCTCCACAAACACCACTGAGAACCCCCCCTCGCCCACCCCCATGAGCCCCAGccagagcagcaacaacaacaacaacaacaacagcagcagcactgccaACACGAACGGGTCGAGCCAAGCCAGCAGCAAGTCGCCCCCGCCCGGAGTGGGTGTCCCGCACCACCACCCACTCTACCAGCCCCATCAGCAGCttcagcaccagcaacaacagcagcagcaacagcatccacagcagcagcacccccaACAGCATCCACATCAGCCCAGCAcgcccaccagcagcaacagcggcagcagtggccTGGCACACCATTCGCACCATATGGCCGGGTCGCATTCCGGGTACATGCTGCCCACCAGCTCCAATGAGTCGGACGACGATGGCGAGGAGATCATCGAGGAGGACGACGGCACGGATGGACCCTCGGACAGCTCCTCGCCGCatggcgatggcaatggcTCCAAGCGCAAGAAGAAGACGAGGACCGTGTTCTCGCGGGCCCAGGTCTTTCAGCTGGAGTCCACGTTCGACATGAAACGGTACCTCAGTTCGTCGGAGCGCGCCGGACTGGCCGCCTCGCTGCGCCTCACCGAGACCCAGGTGAAGATCTGGTTTCAGAATCGTCGCAACAAATGGAAGCGTCAGCTGGCCGCCGAGCTGGAGGCCGCCAACATGGCTAACATGGCGCATGCGGCCCAGCGCCTGGTGCGTGTCCCGGTGCTCTACCACGACGGGACAACAGCTGGCTTCGttccgccaccgccgccgcacCACCACCCGATGCAGTATTATGCAGCGGCCGCCGCACGCAACACCAGCCCCCCGCGGCCGCCGCTGTCGTCGCTTGTATAGGGCGTGGGGTGCCTGGCGGCGCCCATGTCGCTGATGAAGCCGCCAACGCCCACATCAATGGCGCTAGCAATGCCCCCGATGCCGCCGCGCACGCCTGCTCCTCCACTCCTGCTGAGACACTGCTCGATGGACGCCGATTCGGatgaggagaaggagaaggagcagatGGCCTTGGACGAGGACGATGCGGCCATCGATGTCGAGGCCGATGAGGAGCACGAGGCTGAAACGATGCACGAGTCGACTCCCATCGGGTCATCGACTCCAGCTCTGCCattgcctctgtctctgcctctgcctctgatgGAGGTAAGCACAAAGAGCGGCAATTGCCTGGAACGCAACGAGAGTCTGGGCACCGGCTCAACTCAGTCGATGGAGgccacttccacttcctctTCCGCTGCCGATTCTGCCGCAGATGCGGATAAATCGATGAACCAGAAGGCTTACTGA